The following coding sequences lie in one Porphyromonas asaccharolytica DSM 20707 genomic window:
- a CDS encoding 6-phosphogluconolactonase — protein MNYHQYSTPELVTTQLAQFIAEAVEATEGDFHLALSLEEHAEVLAQALTSEPWRSRIAWDRVHFYLLHEQLGEADLAHRTLLQRLLFDPLQIPAEHIHAVEESAQEPAQAAASLQQHVAERVSHLDGRPQFDLALLEMGVDGHLAGVYPDQVELYISDDVFAPNEMTTEQGEQRQLVTVTLEALEESKRLVFLALGQDVRHAVGHIVNLLPEAKAYPANFLAAKIPWVHLFADDQAMREKSYAIY, from the coding sequence ATGAACTATCATCAATACAGTACCCCCGAGCTAGTCACGACACAGCTCGCACAGTTTATTGCCGAAGCGGTCGAGGCGACCGAAGGCGACTTTCATCTAGCACTCTCATTGGAAGAGCATGCGGAGGTCTTGGCACAGGCACTCACGTCAGAGCCTTGGCGTAGTCGTATCGCATGGGATCGAGTACACTTCTACCTACTTCACGAGCAGCTGGGCGAAGCCGATCTAGCGCATCGCACGCTGCTACAGCGTCTGCTATTCGATCCGCTACAGATCCCTGCGGAGCATATCCACGCTGTGGAGGAGTCTGCACAAGAGCCCGCACAGGCTGCGGCCTCTCTGCAGCAGCATGTAGCGGAGCGTGTAAGCCATCTAGACGGTCGTCCGCAGTTTGACCTAGCCCTCCTCGAGATGGGTGTGGATGGTCACCTCGCTGGGGTCTATCCCGACCAGGTGGAGCTGTATATCTCGGACGACGTCTTTGCACCCAATGAGATGACCACCGAGCAAGGGGAGCAGCGTCAGCTGGTTACGGTCACGCTCGAGGCACTTGAAGAGTCTAAGCGACTGGTCTTCCTCGCACTCGGTCAGGACGTGCGCCACGCGGTGGGACACATCGTCAATCTCTTGCCCGAGGCGAAAGCTTATCCTGCTAACTTCCTCGCGGCGAAGATACCTTGGGTACATCTCTTTGCCGATGATCAGGCCATGCGTGAGAAGTCTTACGCGATCTATTAA
- the hflX gene encoding GTPase HflX, whose protein sequence is MKEFIKTSQSSERTILVGLITPDVSETQAEEYLDELAFLSETAGAEPVARFLQRLDTPHPATFVGKGKLDEIAEYVSAHEVGLAIFDDELAPNQLRNIERQLGIRILDRTSLILDIFATRAQTAHAKTQVEMAQYQYMLPRLTRLWTHLERQRGGNIGLRGPGETQLETDRRIILRKISQLKEQLKKIDKQKSVQRQNRGKMVRVALVGYTNVGKSTLMNVLAKSDIFAENKLFATLDTTVRKVVLGNLPFLLADTVGFIRKLPTQLVESFKSTLDEVRESDLILHVVDISHPEFEDQIAVVTETLREIEALGDKPQILVFNKIDAYQHIPKDPDDLTPATKLNRTREELEKSWMARMGNDCVFISARTGEGMDELRRLLYERVKAIHIQRYPYNDFLYQDYSDLLDDGAE, encoded by the coding sequence ATGAAAGAGTTTATCAAGACTTCTCAATCTAGTGAGCGCACGATCCTCGTGGGGCTCATCACTCCCGACGTGTCGGAGACGCAGGCGGAGGAGTATCTTGATGAGCTGGCCTTTCTCTCAGAGACTGCGGGTGCAGAGCCTGTGGCGCGCTTCTTACAGCGTCTTGACACGCCGCACCCCGCCACCTTTGTGGGCAAAGGCAAGCTCGACGAGATCGCCGAGTATGTCTCTGCCCATGAGGTAGGGCTGGCGATCTTTGACGATGAGCTAGCGCCTAATCAGCTGCGCAACATAGAGCGTCAGCTAGGCATACGCATCCTCGACCGCACCTCCCTCATCCTCGACATCTTTGCCACACGAGCGCAGACGGCTCATGCCAAGACGCAGGTCGAGATGGCGCAGTACCAATATATGCTCCCACGTCTGACCCGACTGTGGACGCACCTCGAGCGCCAGCGTGGTGGTAACATCGGTCTACGTGGCCCGGGCGAGACGCAGCTGGAGACTGACCGACGGATCATCCTACGCAAGATCTCACAGCTCAAGGAGCAGCTCAAGAAGATCGACAAGCAGAAGAGCGTGCAGCGACAGAACCGTGGCAAGATGGTGCGTGTCGCACTCGTTGGCTATACCAATGTGGGTAAGTCTACGCTGATGAATGTCCTCGCTAAGAGCGACATCTTTGCCGAGAACAAGCTCTTTGCGACGCTCGACACGACCGTTCGCAAGGTCGTGTTGGGTAATCTGCCCTTCCTCCTAGCCGACACCGTGGGCTTCATACGCAAGCTCCCGACACAGCTGGTGGAGTCGTTCAAGAGTACCCTCGACGAGGTGCGTGAGTCGGATCTGATCCTGCACGTTGTGGACATCTCGCACCCTGAGTTTGAGGATCAGATAGCAGTGGTCACCGAGACGCTTCGAGAGATCGAGGCTCTAGGTGACAAACCTCAGATACTGGTCTTCAACAAGATCGACGCTTACCAGCATATCCCCAAAGACCCCGACGACTTGACACCAGCGACCAAGCTCAACCGCACACGTGAGGAGCTAGAGAAGAGCTGGATGGCGCGTATGGGCAACGACTGCGTCTTTATTTCGGCACGTACGGGAGAGGGTATGGACGAGCTGCGACGCCTCCTCTATGAGCGTGTCAAGGCGATCCACATACAGCGCTACCCCTACAACGACTTCCTCTACCAAGACTATAGCGACCTGCTGGACGATGGAGCAGAGTAA
- a CDS encoding lysophospholipid acyltransferase family protein, translated as MEQSKQLTRWQRLRLRLMRSTLRGLARLPRSFVDSVLVPTLDWLLYHLFKYRRQVVEENIRLTLTHLSPDEQKMVGRRFYRHLAELMLHEARYAYGPDEQVRQLFRLEQTELLDQLYEAGHRQLFVLLGHIGPWELMGSSALHLDRSRYQLHVIYKRLHNPIADQLTHEMREQHYAYCIEMMQLARTLMRHRSKQTEQLDERMHLYCLLADQSPDYEQMRYVSSLFGRTTPFVTGWSHLAIKLQIPLLFYEIRHDDQAKQWVGTFRLLCEHPTDKLQHQLVDDYVTLLEENIRLAPHRWLWSHKRWRFDPHDFPQMVYSPRCDDLSL; from the coding sequence ATGGAGCAGAGTAAGCAGCTCACACGATGGCAGCGACTACGGCTTCGGCTGATGCGCTCTACATTGCGGGGCTTGGCACGCTTACCCCGCTCTTTCGTTGATAGCGTATTGGTTCCTACACTGGACTGGCTCCTCTATCATCTCTTTAAGTACCGACGTCAGGTGGTGGAGGAAAACATACGCCTCACCCTGACACATCTCTCACCCGATGAGCAAAAGATGGTCGGCAGACGCTTCTACCGTCATCTTGCGGAGCTGATGCTTCACGAGGCGCGCTACGCTTACGGGCCTGATGAACAGGTGCGCCAGCTCTTTCGTCTGGAGCAGACGGAGCTACTGGATCAGCTCTACGAGGCGGGACATAGACAGCTCTTCGTCCTCTTGGGACACATAGGTCCCTGGGAACTGATGGGCTCCTCAGCGCTGCACCTAGACCGGAGTCGCTATCAGCTGCATGTCATCTACAAGCGACTGCACAATCCCATCGCCGATCAGCTCACCCATGAGATGCGGGAGCAGCACTACGCCTACTGCATTGAGATGATGCAGCTAGCTCGTACGCTCATGCGTCATCGGAGCAAACAGACCGAACAGCTCGATGAGCGTATGCACCTCTACTGTCTACTGGCAGACCAATCGCCTGACTATGAGCAGATGCGCTACGTCTCGTCGCTCTTCGGACGCACTACACCCTTTGTCACAGGGTGGAGTCATCTAGCTATCAAGCTACAGATCCCGCTCCTCTTCTATGAGATACGCCATGACGACCAGGCCAAGCAATGGGTCGGTACCTTCCGGCTGCTCTGTGAGCATCCGACCGACAAGCTACAGCATCAGCTTGTCGATGACTATGTGACACTGCTAGAGGAAAACATTCGCTTGGCGCCACACCGCTGGCTCTGGAGCCACAAGCGCTGGCGCTTTGATCCGCACGACTTCCCGCAGATGGTCTACTCACCACGATGCGACGACTTATCTCTATAG
- a CDS encoding O-antigen ligase family protein, with translation MPSHTAIAREPSLASRLARFVSRYFLLIVVAVALVVALVVALTGAYPHRTPETLLARDILTYRPLLLTVAVILSMGAVLLPWLVAKGATRATGAKLDYRHHFLPLLCFGLGYANLLLGVVDSYLGLQTLFLIGMIVDNRWEERASLCRPLRQRFLFPLALTAALYILYTVVVAVGWSTNEEIALNYWRREVWLLVIPLYFLIYSGPSERLTQSFWLAALRIAWVYLVVFLIFYYGVLISCGTSPLITLTLNKSYLVEAGFVADSSHMLMPFTFTHYTYLGVYLLIPVVMNICSRERSQRLHAHAVLLVSLLYACALQSRYLLLMAIAVEGYALIYRITARIQGAKHTGRLAAYVMLSGALLLTLIYTTSPYLMHGYLDGTVRNEALQVSYQAAQEVPILIGGGLDYAYTLLQTLPIGTPEEPHLFHFHNQYMQTLVQSGVIGLLLWLSLLGSMLWIVLRQHRSVLIVVVSLWIILCNVDLVSYLPEYLIGMLFLLGLALSTSVSPDKSVERVAICE, from the coding sequence ATGCCTTCACACACTGCCATCGCCAGAGAGCCTTCTCTAGCTAGTCGCCTAGCGCGCTTTGTCTCTCGCTACTTCCTGCTGATCGTCGTAGCGGTAGCCCTTGTCGTCGCCCTCGTCGTCGCCCTTACGGGAGCTTATCCTCACCGTACTCCTGAGACGCTACTGGCGCGAGACATACTGACTTACCGACCTCTACTGCTGACGGTCGCTGTGATCCTCTCCATGGGGGCGGTACTACTCCCATGGCTTGTGGCAAAAGGGGCGACCCGTGCTACTGGAGCAAAGCTCGACTACCGGCATCACTTCCTCCCGCTCCTCTGCTTTGGCTTAGGCTATGCCAATCTACTGCTCGGGGTGGTCGATAGTTACCTCGGACTGCAGACGCTCTTCCTCATCGGGATGATTGTAGACAACCGCTGGGAGGAGCGAGCGAGCCTCTGTCGTCCACTCCGCCAGCGCTTTCTCTTCCCCTTGGCTCTCACGGCCGCACTTTATATCCTCTATACAGTGGTCGTCGCCGTTGGCTGGTCCACAAATGAAGAGATAGCGCTCAACTATTGGCGCCGCGAGGTCTGGCTACTCGTGATCCCGCTCTACTTCCTCATTTATAGTGGCCCGTCGGAGCGTCTCACGCAGAGCTTTTGGCTAGCCGCCCTGCGCATCGCATGGGTCTACTTGGTCGTCTTCCTCATCTTCTATTACGGCGTCCTGATCAGCTGTGGCACTAGTCCGCTCATCACGCTCACACTCAACAAGAGCTATCTCGTGGAGGCGGGCTTCGTTGCCGATAGCTCCCACATGCTGATGCCTTTTACCTTCACGCACTACACCTATCTAGGCGTCTACCTCTTGATCCCCGTCGTGATGAATATCTGTAGTCGTGAGCGCTCACAGCGCCTTCATGCCCACGCTGTGCTACTTGTCTCCCTCCTCTACGCCTGTGCTCTGCAGTCGCGCTACCTCCTACTCATGGCTATCGCTGTCGAAGGCTATGCGCTTATCTATCGAATCACAGCGCGGATACAAGGAGCCAAGCATACGGGTCGTCTAGCAGCTTACGTTATGCTCTCGGGAGCTCTCCTCCTGACGCTCATCTACACCACTTCGCCCTACCTCATGCACGGCTATCTCGATGGCACGGTGCGCAACGAAGCTCTACAGGTTAGCTATCAAGCAGCCCAAGAGGTGCCGATACTAATCGGAGGCGGGCTAGACTATGCCTACACGCTATTGCAGACGCTACCCATCGGGACGCCCGAGGAGCCACACCTCTTCCACTTTCACAATCAATATATGCAGACGCTCGTGCAGAGTGGTGTCATAGGACTCCTGCTCTGGCTCTCACTCCTCGGCTCGATGCTCTGGATAGTACTCAGGCAGCACCGTAGTGTCCTCATCGTTGTGGTCTCGCTATGGATCATCCTCTGCAATGTAGACCTCGTCAGCTACCTCCCCGAGTACCTCATCGGGATGCTCTTCCTCCTCGGCCTAGCTCTCTCCACAAGCGTCTCTCCAGATAAGAGCGTAGAGAGAGTCGCTATATGTGAG